The proteins below come from a single Pleuronectes platessa chromosome 1, fPlePla1.1, whole genome shotgun sequence genomic window:
- the gpatch1 gene encoding G patch domain-containing protein 1, which translates to MASDSDGDEDFVSFGTPLEPLEEDEPTKKPVPLHEQTVKDEKGRYQRFHGAFTGGFSAGYFNSVGSKEGWSPSTFVSSRQQKVEKQHVRPEDFMDEEDFSEHGIAPAQITTSQEFSSSHRDKAREKARAVNAQAALIPGDTLLEELIAPARLSIGVELLRKMGWKEGQGVGPRVKRKARRQQTGEARPYGCVLPPAGSEDSEDDDDDDFAPENVTFAPKDVTPVDFTPRLGVQGLGYRGLDPGRALQGRGAPEHINLFKPHSETRSRLFGGAQQSSRRGGVAGQAFGVGALEDDDEDVYQRDSMSRYDTELGGEEPGDGLYGWTAPQQYTKKRDKNKDASYLGKILEGFTLAQKTVEDKTIFAPPTLPRDYRPVHRFHPSVPIARLSGVSPALAEALRTSRGHMVKEEPQEGGRHKMDSSHRGALLGEDALQGPSSVMELLRPEDRQRLLNLRSSSTNAPASSSHRTSSSGGSLTGSLTGSLTGSLTAQSSAATCPPGLQQQQEALASWRGVQSSAQTFRPFDNNPSKQARYELYLNSLRQGDKDALEQSVDSGMTEWERSREKEEFVRSSILYRPTSSSLSSRFTRAKDKESEDNTVEVSRDQESDVDDKQAAVKMKMFGKLTRETFEWHPDKLLCKRFNVPDPYPGSSMLGLPKVKRDKFSVFNFLTVTESRETAPPKSPETKKKSRWDDSKQKKKVKEEEDEPRTQPALPEDTTEPEDQQSSDKKKKDGEEEEEEEEEEEESRPPMDLFKAIFAGSSDEKSSSSEAEEEEEEEDTKEEEGKISTQPQNLFNISNVKTSITASSTSVTSATTSTSQTVKAVVLSQSSSQEEFGPKLPPRSAALIRGGATSIRSPREEEKPRRTSKEKKHKNKKPHKDKKKKKHKKHKHKAKQKKSKKEESDSSEEDKDQEGDGQVSTEELLKRLKSVQSHQTR; encoded by the exons ATGGCGTCGGACAGTGACGGCGACGAGGACTTCGTGAGTTTCGGGACTCCGCTGGAGCCTCTGGAGGAAG ACGAGCCGACGAAGAAGCCCGTCCCGCTCCACGAGCAGACGGTGAAAGATGAGAAGGGACGATACCAAAGGTTCCACGGAGCGTTCACCGGGGGGTTCTCAGCCGGCTACTTCAACTCGGTCGGCTCGAAGGAAG GCTGGAGCCCGTCCACCTTTGTGTCATCTCGGCAACAGAAGGTTGAGAAACAACATGTCAGACCCGAGGACTTCATGGACGAGGAG GACTTCAGCGAACACGGCATCGCTCCGGCTCAGATCACCACCAGTCAGGAGTTCTCCTCCAGCCACAGAGACAAGGCCAGAGAGAAGGCGAGAGCCGTCAACGCCCAGGCGGCGCTGATCCCTGGAGACActctgctggaggagctgatcGCACCGGCCAG GTTGTCCATCGGGGTGGAGCTGCTGAGGAAGATGGGATGGAAGGAGGGTCAGGGCGTCGGGCCTCGTGTGAAGAGGAAAGCTCGTCGACAGCAGACGG GTGAAGCCAGACCTTACGGCTgtgtgctgccccctgctggttcaGAGGACTCAGAG GACGACGACGATGACGACTTTGCTCCAGAGAACGTGACCTTTGCCCCGAAGGACGTGACTCCGGTGGACTTCACCCCCAGGCTCGGAGTTCAGGGTCTGGGGTACCGTGGCCTGGACCCGGGTCGGGCGCTGCAGGGCCGCGGCGCCCCTGAACACATCAACCTGTTCAAACCTCATTCTGAGACGAGGAGTCGACTGTTCGGAGGCGCACAGCAAAGCTCCCGTCGGGGAGGAGTGGCTGGACAG gCGTTTGGTGTTGGGGCCCTGGAGGACGATGATGAAGACGTGTACCAGAGAGACTCCATGTCCCGGTACGACACGGAgctgggaggagaggagcccgGAGACGGACTGTACGGCTGGACGGCTCCACAGCAGTACACCAAGAAGAGAG ATAAAAACAAAGATGCGTCGTACCTTGGAAAAATCCTGGAAGGATTCACTTTGGCTCAAAAAACAGTCGAGGACAAAACA ATCTTCGCTCCCCCCACTCTGCCCCGGGACTACAGACCCGTCCATCGCTTCCATCCGTCCGTCCCCATCGCTCGTCTCTCTGGGGTCAGTCCTGCTCTGGCCGAGGCTCTGAGGACCTCCAGGGGCCACATGGTTAAAGAGGAGCCCCAAGAAGGAGGACGGCACAAGATGGACTCCAGCCACAGGGGGGCGCTGCTGGGAGAGGATGCCCTGCAAG GTCCCAGTTCAGTGATGGAGCTGCTGAGGCCTGAAGACAGACAGCGACTCCTCAACCtccgcagctcctccaccaacGCCCCCGCCAGCAGCTCCCATCGTACCAGCAGCTCAGGTGGGTCACTGACAGGGTCACTGACGGGGTCACTGACGGGGTCACTGACGGCTCAGAGCAGTGCAGCCACCTGCCCCCccggcctccagcagcagcaggaggctctGGCGTCGTGGCGAGGTGTCCAGTCGTCGGCGCAGACCTTCCGACCGTTTGACAACAACCCGAGCAAACAGGCCCGATACGAGCTGTACCTGAACTCCCTCAGACAGGGAGACAAAG ACGCTCTGGAGCAGAGTGTGGACTCGGGTATGACCGAGTGGGAGCGCagcagggagaaggaggagtttGTCCGGTCCTCCATCTTGTACCGACCCACGTCCTCGTCGCTCTCGTCCCGCTTCACCAGAGCCAAGGACAAGGAGAGCGAGGACAACACGGTGGAGGTCAGCCGGGACCAGGAG AGCGACGTGGACGATAAACAAGCTGCTGTCAAGATGAAGATGTTTGGAAAACTGACCAGGGAAACGTTTGAGTGGCACCCGGACAAGCTGCTCTGCAAGAGGTTCAACGTCCCCGACCCGTACCCCGG GTCTAGCATGTTGGGTCTGCCGAAGGTCAAGAGAGACAAGTTCTCGGTCTTCAACTTCCTGACTGTGAcggagagcagagagacag CTCCTCCAAAGTCTCCCGAGACGAAGAAGAAGTCGAGGTGGGATGATtcaaagcagaagaagaaggtgaaggaagaagaggatgagccGCGAACCCAACCTGCTCTACCTGAAGACACCACGGAG CCGGAGGATCAGCAGAGCtcagacaagaagaagaaggacggtgaggaggaggaggaagaggaggaagaggaggaggagagcagaccTCCTATGGATCTGTTTAAGGCCATTTTTGCCGGCTCATCAGATGAGAAGTCGTCTTCatcagaggcagaggaggaggaggaggaggaggacacgaaggaggaagaggggaaaatCAGCACACAGCCTCAGAACCTCTTCAACATCTCAAATGTCAAGACCTCCATCAcggcctcctccacctccgttACCTctgccaccacctccaccagccAGACAG TGAAAGCTGTGGTTTTGAGTCAGAGCTCGTCCCAGGAGGAGTTTGGTCCGAAGCTGCCGCCGCGTTCAGCTGCTCTCA TCAGAGGAGGCGCCACCTCGATCCGCTCccccagagaagaagagaaacctcGGAGGACGAGCaaagagaagaaacacaagaaCAAGAAGCCGCACAAAGACAAGAAG aagaagaaacacaagaagcacaaacacaaagcgaAGCAGAAGAAGAGTAAGAAGGAGGAGTCAGACAGCAGCGAGGAGGACAAAGACCAGGAGGGTGACGGACAGGTGTcgacagaggagctgct